The following DNA comes from Lates calcarifer isolate ASB-BC8 linkage group LG2, TLL_Latcal_v3, whole genome shotgun sequence.
gttgtttctttcttaATATCATTGTGTCTCTGCTAAGAGTCTGGATGCTTTGTTTCAGCCAACTGGGCAATTACCCAGGAGCCCAATATTTGGGTCTACATAGTGAGATTAACTATTAATTTGTTAGAAATTTGCACTACTTGAATTACAGACATCACTTAACAGTAATGTCTACAACACCTATGACCTTATTCAATCCATGGAAACAGTTTGTCAAGTTGTCAAATATCAGTTAATACATTTTCTAGAAAACCTCTTCTTTCAGTTGCTTTACACCTCTGTTAACAATGTGTAATAGTTCGGGCATAAAACTGACAAACTCTGTGTGAAATCTGTGTGAAAAAATAGATAATGCTTAAAAACTATTGTCACTACATGAGTTACTTATGGCGTAGATTAGAAAATACGGAAACGTCGTTTTATCCGTGGGTTATTTCTTGatagtttaacagtttaatgtaACTTGGAGGGAACCTCCGTATAAAACAAGTCAAGAAAAGAGCTTTGATTTCGTGTAGTTAAGCAAACTTAAGACAAGACAGTCAAACATCAGTCATAAATATCGCTAATATTAGCAGTTGCATCAGTGAACGTCTCAACGGCaaaatacattgaaaaaaacatgggtttgaaaaatgtttttaaaaaatctcacaCTTTCCACGAACAAGGCCTCTTGTCAGTGACAGTGGGTCTCAAGTGGATGTCCGGGTGTAAAATCTCCGAGGTTAATGTCTCTTTTTCCAAGAAATCGTCCAGTGAAATCAGCGAGCTGTGTATTTCTGGCCACCAGaaggttgtttgtgtttgaatggtGATCAGGTCTGAATGATGCGCCTGAAATAAAACTCATGGAAACCATGGAACCTTCAGGTCCGTTCTATCTGCACGTCTGACAGTCCCATCTCATTTATCATACCATCAACATGGCGATGTCAGATAAATGCAACTTCTGTATGAATGTGGAGTACGTGAGCatgatttaaacaaaacaataaagtgttttttaaaaccaaGAAACATGATCTAGACACTTGACCAAATTGgttatataattaattatacTGATTTACCCGCGTGAAAGGTTTACAAAGTCCTTTGTATTGAATTTATTTGAgaaacatgcacataaacatgGCCAGAGGTCAACAACAAATACTTTAACCACTAACTGCAAACAGTGCAACATCATCGCATTTACAGAAATGCATCAAGGTGAAGAAACCGCGGTGTTTAGAGAATCCGACTGCACTTACACCAGGCTTTTTAagacaactttatttataacagcTGGAGgacatgtacagtgacaaactcagtACCGTAGGCTTCAATTCAATAAAGTTTCCAGTCCAAGTCCaacactaataatataataacatcgAAACACATGTATATGTTGAGCATGTTGAGCCAGTAAAATAACGATAAAAAAGGAATTGTGCGACGGGTCCAAAGTAACTTAAAATCTGACAGAAATGTATGGTTTCCTGTCATAGCTGCTTTTACCTTTTTACACGTTTGTTAACCCTCCAATGTAGGGTTATTGTGACCGTGTGAAAGTCATTGACCTCAAGTATTGGTTGCACTACAGTGACATCTGGTGGATAAAGTGAGACAAAACCACGTGTGTAGTCAAACACCAGatctcctctgattggctgattttGCTGCACACGTAGGACTTCCCATTTTGTAACACAGTCGGCGTGCCTGTTACCAAACACAAATTCCTCAGTAAACACAAGCGGAGCTAAAAAGTAGGTAAAGTTACGCTTTACAACTGTGCATCGTTTATCTTGGGCATGTAATTTATGGACGCTGTGACGCGTTGTTATCATAGTGTTCATTCGTTGTTTTGGGTCTTTGTTGACAAAGTTCCGCACTGTCTCTGCAACTGATACAGTGATACATTTGATACAATGTTCAGATCTTCTCGATGTACGCCTTACATGTTGTTCTGTAAAATACAGTGGACTGTCCGTGGTGTGTTTACAGGGTCACAGACATGGCTCATACATGTATTCACTGGTTCCGTAAGGGACTCAGGCTGCACGATAACCCAGCACTGATGGCTGCTCTGAGGGACTGTAAGGAGATCTACCCTGTGTTTGTCCTGGATCCTTACTTCCATACCAATACCCGTGTGGGCATCAACCGCTGGAGGTTCCTCATTGGAGCCCTAAAAGACCTGGACTGCAGCCTCAGGAAACTCAACTCCAGGtagaaacacaggaagaagTTCACTTCCAGAAATATTAAATACTTAGTAAGTTAAAAAGTGCTCCTGACTGTGGTGTGCTTGTCCCCTTTAGGCTGTTTGTTGTGAGAGGCAAACCAGAGGATGTGTTCCCCAAGCTGTTCAGCAAGTGGAAAATAACAAAGCTGACCTATGAGTATGACACAGAGCCCTACAGTCTGAGTCGGGATGAAAAAGTGACTGCACTGGCCAAAGAACATAACGTGGAAGTCATCTACAAAATCTCACACACTCTTTATGATATAGACAGGTATTACTCATGCTGATTTTGGATACATACAcaatttttacatgttttgtaaAAGACTGTGTTAACCATTCAGATGTTGAACATGttttgtctgtcctctctctgcaggactATTGAGGAAAACAATGGGAAGGCTCCCCTTACATATAACCGCATGCAAGCAATAGTGAAAACTCTTGGCCCCCCTAAGAAACCAATCCCTGCTCCAACCTTGGAAGACGTGAAAGGTGCTCAACTACCAGAAACGCTTGACAATGCCAGTGAatcatcagtgtatttttagaaattattaattaaacagATTATTTCAAACCAAGGTTGTTGAACTGCGACATACAATTGTATCTCCTCTGGCACAGATGTGATGACGCCTTGCTCAGAGAACCATGAGAAGGAATATGGGATCCCTGTGCTGGAGGAGCTCAGCCAGGACACTGCAGCTCTTGGAGAGGAGCTGTTCCCAGGGGGAGAACAGGAAGCTCTGAGGAGACTAGATGAACACATGAAACGGACGGTATTCCAGTtgtccctcttcctctgcatgATTATTTAAGACATTTTCTAAAATTAGTGATCTTACCAAACCTATGTCCAAATCAACAATTACGAAAACATCTCATTGAGCCTTGTTGTGAAGGTACTAGAACATACATACAACTGTCTAATTCACTTTTCTCATGTTTCCATATTTCAGGGATGGGTGTGCAACTTTGAGAAGCCCCAGACGTCTCCAAACTCTTTGAGCCCCAGCACAACTGTTCTAAGTCCATACGTCACCTttggctgtctgtctgtacgCACCTTCTGGTGGAGGCTGACGGAGGTGTATCAAGGGG
Coding sequences within:
- the cry5 gene encoding cryptochrome circadian regulator 5; this translates as MAHTCIHWFRKGLRLHDNPALMAALRDCKEIYPVFVLDPYFHTNTRVGINRWRFLIGALKDLDCSLRKLNSRLFVVRGKPEDVFPKLFSKWKITKLTYEYDTEPYSLSRDEKVTALAKEHNVEVIYKISHTLYDIDRTIEENNGKAPLTYNRMQAIVKTLGPPKKPIPAPTLEDVKDVMTPCSENHEKEYGIPVLEELSQDTAALGEELFPGGEQEALRRLDEHMKRTGWVCNFEKPQTSPNSLSPSTTVLSPYVTFGCLSVRTFWWRLTEVYQGKKHSDPPVSLHGQLLWREFFYTASVGIPNFNKMEGNPVCTQVDWDTNPEYLAAWREAQTGFPFIDAIMTQLRQEGWIHHLARHAVACFLTRGDLWISWEEGQKVFEELLLDGDWALNAGNWQWLSASAFFHQFFRVYSPIAFGKKTDKNGDYIKKYLPLLKKFPAQYIYEPWKAPRSIQQAAGCIVGKDYPHPIVQHEVISKKNIQRMKLAYAKRSPAPTESPSKKQGEKRKAPSVVDMLKKKTKRT